CATGATGTCTCAAAACATTTAAATACTCCAGAGTCCCACTCCACTTCTCCATTGACCCTTTCGCTGTCCCCAACATCCCCAGCTCCCCTCACTCCTCGGCTTTGACGCATCTGACGTACAGGTGAGCTCACGCGAACCCAAGGGAGCTTGGGCCAACTATCGACAATCGATAAGCTTTTCACCGGCCGACGAAGGACGAGACAGCAAACATGTCGGTCTCTGCGGCGTTGAAGGCCAGGGTCAGGAGGCCTAGCTATCTGAAGAAGATTGCGAAGGCGGAGGATTTGATTCACCACTTTCCCAATGATGCGTACATTGGATGGTCGGGTTTCACAGGCGTCGGCTACCCAAAGTGAGTGCAATCTCCCTTCGTTCGAGCAAGGCCATTTCGTTGGCTTGGGTGATTTCAATCGGAGGAGAAGGATTGTCCAGCGCTTGTTTTGTGGAGTCGTGACGCGGAATGTTGCTCAAGGTATCCCGAGGTGGAACGGAAGTTTGAGAACACCAGATGGCCGAGATATCCCCGACTCTCCTAATGCACAAACTCGAGATATGCGGCAATGTCGTGTGCACAAATTGTGTTGCTCCTCGCCCAAGACTAACACTCTATGCGCAGGAAGATTCCTATTGCACTCGCTGAACATGTCGAAAAGAACAATCTCCAGGGCAAGCTCAAGTACAACTTGTTTGTCGGTGCGTCATCTGGCGCAGAGACTGAGAACCGATGGGCGAGAAACAACATGATCAACCGCCGATCGCCGCATCAGGTCGGTAAAGATATTGCGAAGGGCATCAACAACGGCAACATCAAGTTCTGGGACAAGCATCTGAGTATGTTCCCCGTGGACTTGATGTATGGATTCTACACACTCGACAAGCCACAAAACCGCCTGGATGTTACCATTGTGGAGGCATCTGCGATTACAGAGGATGGTGGCATCATCCCTGGTGCGTCAGTGGGCGCGACACCCGAACTTGTTCAAATGGCCGACAAGATCATCATTGAGGTCAACACCGCCAGCCCTAACTACGAAGGTCTCCACGACATCACCATGACCGACCTGCCACCTAACCGAAAGCCGTACCTCGTCATGTCGCCTGAAGATCGTATCGGCACACCCCACGTTCCGGTGGACCCCGAGAGGGTTATCGCCATCGTCGAGAGCGACTACGCTGATCAGACGCAGCCCAACGCTCCTGCGGACGCTACGTCAAAGGCTATTGCTGGTAACTTGATTGAGTTCCTGGAGCACGAAGTAAGCAAGGGACGTCTCCCCGCAAACCTCCTTCCTCTCCAATCTGGAATCGGCAACATTGCAAACGCGGTCATTGAGGGTCTTGCGACTGGAGGCGCCAACTTCAAGAACCTGAAGGTTTGGACAGAGGTTCTGCAGGACTCTTTCCTCGACCTGTTCGATTCTGGCAATCTTGATTTCGCAACGGCGACATCGATCCGTTTCTCGCCCGAAGGATTCGAGCGTTTCTACAAAGGCTGGGAGGAATACGCGCCAAAGCTGCTGCTCCGCTCGCAGCAGGTGTCGAACTCGCCTGAGATCATTCGCCGCCTTGGTGTGATTGGGTAAGCTCACGTCTGATTGGAATGAGGTGTTTCTATACTAACTTCAATTAGCATGAACACGCCCGTCGAGGTCGATATCTACGCTCACGCCAACTCGACTTGCGTTATGGGATCCCGCATCCTGAACGGTCTCGGTGGCTCAGCCGACTTCCTGCGTTCCGCCAAGTACTCCATCATGCACACACCGTCGACCCGCCCATCTAAGAACGACCCTACCGGTGTCTCCTGCATCGTGCCCAAGGTGACGCACGTCGACCAGACCGAGCACGATCTCGACGTCATCGTTACCGAGCAGGGTCTCGCCGACGTCCGTGGAATGTCTCCTCGTGAGAGGGCCAGGGTCATCATCAACAAGTGCGCTCACCCCGACTACAAGCCTATCCTCCAGGACTACTTTGACAAGGCTGAGTTCGAGTGTCTGAGGAAGGGATGGGGCCACCAGCCGCATTTGCTGTGGAACGCGTACGATATGCACAAGCACCTGAACGAGCACGGCACTATGAAGCTGCCCAAGTGGGACTACACAAGCGCTGAGGCTGGTATGAGGTAGAGGTGTAGAAGCAGGATGTCAATAGCACAGTCTGGATTCAAGCAGACTTGATCAGGATACAAAAATGAATTCTCGAGACTCTCGATAATTCAACGGTGAAACAAATCATGCCTACTTGTCTGGTTGAGCTCCTTCGTTTTATATACTGGCCTAAGGTCTTCGGTGTGGAGCTGCACGGAAAGCTTCAGCAATGCCCGTGAAAGTTCTCAACAATTCAGGCACATGAAAACCACACGACTTCCGGGTGCTGATCAAGAGGACCACAAATGTCCCACCCACCCCTCCCTCGCCTCGTCTCCATCGACCAGCACAAAAGAATAAtgaacaacaccaacaagaGAGAGTGCGCCACAACCCCGTTTTGATCTGAATTCTTGAAGAGCAAAAAGACAAAAAGCAAAAAGACAAAAAGCAAAAAGGAAGCGACCGATATGGGACTCGAACCCACAACCTTGGCCTTAGGAGGGCCACGCGCTACCATTGCGCCAACCGGCCGGGTCTACTATGGAAGTATGAATTTCAGCAGGGTGTGCACGTATATATCTCGGCTGAGTTGTGCATGGCGACGTCATACGATACTCAATGCCCTGATCGCGTCTAACGCTGTAACGAGTGGGGTGTTATCCGACAACTTTGGAAGCGGCGGCAGGTCCCGTGGCGATTTGTGGCTGTTCGCGATCCTACCCGTTTGTTTATCTGTTTGTTTTCGAACGCTCGCTCATTCGGCGGTAAGTCGGGACATGAGTGCGCGAAGACCGAAGTGAAATTGAAGAAACGCCGTGGTTGGCAAGTGCGTTTCAAGCGCTCTGCGGTGGGACAGAGAGAGAAGCCACGGTTGCGATAGAAGGATGGGGGGCCTGCTAGCGTTGGGTTACGCGATTCTTGAGCAGCGACTTCCGAGGTCTCTTCACGCGCGATGCTTTCGCTCGATCTTCTATCGTTGGACTGGACCTGTTGGAAAGATGGCGATTAGCTCCTGTAGTCTTGGATGTGTAACGCGGAGGAGGTGTTGCACTCAGCTGCGATATGTTCTCGTCGTGTTGCTGTCGCGCGTCGTGTCCGCTTGTTCTCCTGCGACCGTGGCACTCGAATGAGATTGGGACTACGCTGGCAGTCGATTGCTTATATGCAGTGGCACATCACGCTCGCATCCTCAATCACTCTGATTTTTGCGGATTCTCACTCCTACCAGCACGCAGACTGGCCTTTTCAAAACGCTGGTACAATGTTCTTCATGCTTGCTTCTGCCATCGTCATGGGCCCGTTTGGTGCCTTACTCATTGGTAATCTGTTGATGCAGCGTCTTCTTCTCGATGATCGCAAGCCTGTTTATCGACCTGAGGGGATTTCGACAGGATCGCTTAGCGTTCGATATAGCTAGGCGGCCGATTGCGTACACGGAAGACGTTTGAGCTCGCATCAACCTGGGAACGTATACAACAGTATGGATCGACAGCAGAAACGTGTCTTTTGGTACGAATTGATTTGTTTGTAATATTCCTTCTATGATATAACTTCAGTCATAGCGTCTGATCAATGGCTTCAACTTGCAAGAACTCTATCCTTTTCTGTCCTATCGGCCTTCCAACATATATCTCTTACGAGGCCTTCTTCGTACCGCATCTGCAGTACTCATCTCCATCTGCTAGTTTAGTATACCTCCACAAAATCCTGCGATGAACACTACTCTCCACGTCCTTGTCGTATTCGGCAGTATCTTGTGGCTCGCCGCagtagtaatgtttatcaGCATGTGCCTTGCTTCAAGCTGGAGTGCAGAGCAACCTCCACGCCACACGAGATGGCATCGTTATCCATCTGCCGACACTGTATGTGATCGAAGTCAGGATGTGAATTATACACATAGCCCTCGTCGCTCTATTCGTGAACTAGTCAAGCGAGAGGTTTCTTTGGATTGTCCAGCAAGAGATAACTGCAGCGCACGCCCAGGAGCTGAACGCACCCACGATCCGTACGATTCAAGATACACGTATAGTTGTGACTGTTCGGGTGGCTGGATGGGTGACGGTGGAGATTGTCCGCACCGTTAAAGCTGGCATGGTACATTCATGCGTAGAATGTGTAGATGATTATGCAGGGATGATAATGTAAAGTGGTCTATCGCGTTGGATCTCTATACGCGTTGTGTCGTTGGCGAAGCTAGAGTGCGTGAGCGAAGGAACAGCTTGAGCCATAGGAACTATGGCCATTGTCGTTCAGCAGAAGGTCAAATGAACACTATGTCGAGCTTGTGCTATTACCGCGAGCCTTTTCCCACACATCAACATCTTCCAGaatgcagcagcagctcatGTCTGAGAACCATGACCGTGACCTGAGGGTCCCAGATCATGTACGGTTGGCAAAGCGAAATCGATACTCTTACACCAAGGGGTTGAGTGAAACGAATGTAGCTGACACCGAGACCTAGAGGCAACTGTTCGTTGCTGCTACTCTGGGCCATAGTGCATTGTTGTTCGTCTACCTTAAACAAATGGCGAACGTGCAGTGACGAGACATGCTCACGGGATGATATGAAAACCCTCAGCCCACAGGGTACATCACTCATCGACTTCTGTAAAAGACAAATGTGGTAACACTCATCCATCCCAATTCTTTTGGAGATAAGATCGGCCCCCTAGTGTTCGGCCACCCCTAGTGTTCGGCCACCCAACACAACGCGTTACTCTGTTTTTGACGCTCTATACTCTCAACGCCACGCCATCAAAATGGATCCCCGTGAAGTGGCTATACAATCTGCTATCGCTGATCTCAATTCTGGTGTTTTTACAAGCCAACGGCAGGCTGCCAAGGCCTATAGCGTCCCCCGATCAACGATCCAAGAGCGCCTCAGCGGTCGCCAACCCAACGCGATAGCTCATCATCAACAGCAGCGATTGACTCCAGAACAAGAGCAATTTCTAGTAAATTGGATACTTGAAGAGGACTCACGCGCACAGCCACCCTCCCATCCACGCGTACGAGAAATGGCTACCCTTATCCTCCACATGAACGGCGACTACGAGCCACTCGGGCATAAATGGGTAACCCATTTCATCACGCGTAACCCACGCGTCGCCTCTATAGTTGGCCGAAAGATTGAGAGCGCAAGGACTACAGCAGCCAACTATGAGACTATACGCGCGTTTCTAGAGTTGTTTGAGCGTACGCGGATTGAGCTGGGTATACAATATGAGGACATATGGAACATGGATGAGACTGGGGTAGGCCTTGGGGTATGTAGCAACTCCCGTGTGGTTGCTAGCTCGTCAAAGAAGAAGGCTTACGTCAAATCCCCAGAGGATCGTGAGTGGGTGTCTATTATTGAGTCCATCTCAGCCGTTGGCAAGAAGCTTCAATGCCTAGTCATCTTCAAAGGCAAGCATCTACAATCCACGTGGTTCCTAGCACAAGGGGTACCTGATTGGCTCTATACAACGTCAGAGAATGGATGGACGTTAAATGCTATTGGATCTGAGTGGCTGAAGCGGATTTTTCTGCCTCAAACTACACCTCAACCCGGTCGCTGGCGGTTACTTATACTGGATGGCCACGGCTCTCATATCCCGATAGACTTCATGTGGCTCTGTAAGCAGAGCAAGGTCTATCTCCTATACCTCCCGCCTCACGCGTCACACGTCCTCCAGCCGCTAGATCTGGCTCCATTCTCAGTACTCAAATCTCGTTACCGTAGCGGGATCCGAGCCCTCTCAGCACTTGATGACGCAGCACCTATCAAGAAGGAGCGCTTTGTCACATCATACAATAAGGCGAGAGATAAGGGACTATCTGAGAGAGTCATACGAGCCGGGTGGAAGGCTGCTGGCCTCTGCCCATACAACCCAGACCTTGTACTGCTCTCATCTCAAGTATCAGGCCGGCCTATCACTCCTCCACCATCTACTCAAGCCTCAGATGACGTGTTTGCCACGCCTCAGAGCTCACAGGCCTTGTACAAGGCTCAGCAGCTTATTCTATCAGAATCTCATTCACGGAGCACACGCCTGATGCTTGGCAAGGCAGGCAAGGCTATTGCCAGAGCCAACACCCGCGCAGCTCGGCTAGAATTTGAAAATCAACGCCTCAAGTATCAATTAGATAGTGCTACTATTACTCACTCAAGAAAGCGAGTTCAAGTTAATCCAAATGAGCGCTATAGCAACGTTGAGGCGATTAAGGCTGCTATAGATCGGGCAGCAGCATTACAAGCTGAGCAGGCATCACGGCAAGGAGAAGACGAAGCTAAAaaggcggcagcagcagcagcagctcttacGCTTCAGTCTATGTGTACAGAGTGGCAATTGTAATCGTTGTTGTTGAAAAATCACGACTCAAAATAGTGAAGCTTACTTGGGTGAGGTGGCCGAACACTAGGGGTGGCCGAACACTAGGGGGCCGATCTTACAATCTTATACGTTGCCATGCTTTACAGTGCATTTCTCACCGCACCACTAGGTGCTGTTCTTTATCCTGTACATCATCTTCAAAACGTCAGAGCGTGAGAAAGAGGGCGTATTCCGGAAAGAAATGGAAAGGAAAGCCAGAGAGCGTATCTGGGAGAGAGATTATAGCGTCGAGGATATTGTGTTCGCAGCGTTCGTGTGAGCCTATCGTGTGTTACGATGATTGGAGATTCCAGGATTCTGGCGACAGCCCCCTGGAGAAGATCATTTGCAGTGTGGGTTATCGGGCCGTCCTTGCGACTACATTGTTGCAGCGTAATACAGTCTCTCCCCCTGAACGGATCGTTAGCCTTCCTTCGCGTGACATGGGCAAGACCAGGCAAAGCAGCCAACTGATTTTTTTTTGTATTGGCTCAAAACCCCAGTACGTCCCTGGTCACCGAACCGCAGGCTAACGATCCGTTCAGGGGGAGAGACTGTAGGTGTTGAGTGTCTTGACAGGGTCAAGAGGGTGGGTGAAATTCCAAATGTCCTTGTGTCAAAACGTGGTCGTTGACAGTTATTTGTAGTGGAAATAAACCCATTCGACATTACGAGATACGCAGGATGCTGCCTGGCAAGCCTAGCCCTATTAAAAGGCTCAGTCTGCGCGATACTGTCATTCCCACCACTCCCATAGCATTTCAACACAGCCAGGTTGGAGACCTTCCTTTGCGTGTGAGTTCATACAGTAACATGCTCCTGAACGCTGGCTCTGAGGTCGTAGCCGTGGGATCGAGATGCCTGCAAACGGCTCCATCTGCAGCGAGCCGTCTTAACCGGGAGACAGGCGCTTACCATTTATGGAACAGATCTGCGCGACGCGCGGCCTGGCGTCGACGTCACGTCATACTAGGCAGATGAAACAAGCATTGACTGCGATTGTTTGCGAAGCTGGTCGTTGCTGCGATGTGATGCGGACTGTCAATGTACATGATGGAGTAAGTTGGTTAAGGAAAGAGCGAAAGAGGTGGAGTAAAAACAGGGGAGCGTGATGAGGATAGCAGGCTCACTCCTGCGTCAAGCTACAGGAACGGTGAAGGGCGAAGTTGCTATTTAGTTAGTTAAGTTAGAAAGCAAACAGCTCCAGTGCAGATCAGGAACGGCGCGATGTGAGATCTTTGGGCTATCATTATAGCCGCGAATGCATTCCGTAAAATTCGTATTACAAAAGTATGATCGTTGTGATCAAGGTATTCCCAACACCGTGTAACATTCCATATTCGACAGTACTAGTCTCAAGTCGAGACGTAGCGTGGTATTATCCATTCGAAAGAGGCATCCCAGCAAGGCTTTTGAAATGGTTGTCGACTCGACGTCGATGGGGTGTGCCGCTTACAAAAGACCAGCAGCGAGGGCGAGACCGCCAGCCAGGGCACCCATAGCAACGGGAGCAGCAGTGGGGGCAGCAGCACCGGAGGAGGGGGCAGCCGACGAGGCGGAAGCGCGGGCGGACGAAGCAGCGGCGCTTGCAGAGGAGCGGGCACTGGCGGCGGCGCTGGACAAAGAGGAGGCAGCAGAGCCGGTAGCAGTGGCAGCCTCAGAGCTGACGCTAGCGCTGATGGAGGCAGCAACGGAGGAGGCGCTGCTCTCGATGGAAGAGAGAGCAGAGGAAGCGCCGCCAGCGATGGAAGAGACCTGGGAGCCGAGCGAGGACTGAACGGAGGACAGAAGAGACGAGGCACCGCCTCCAGGAAGAGCAGTGGAGACCTGGCCGCCAATGGAAGAGGCAACGGAGGAGAGGAAAGACTCAACCTGGGCGGAGGCGAGGCCGGCACCGGCGATCATGGCAATGGTGGAGAAACGCATATTGAGGATTTGATTGTTGGGTAGAGTTGGGTTGGTGATTGAGTGGATGAAGGCGATGAACTGAGTTTGGTAGATGTTGGATGAAGAGAGAGGGTAAGGCAAGGCGAAGGGGCTCTTTCTTATATCGACAGCACAACATGGTCTTAGCTCCACTTTAGGGCGTCATAGCTAGACTAAAGTTCCAGCAACAACAAACGGGGCTCCCTTGCTGTAACCGCATGGCACCGCCTCCCTCCATTTCTCCTACGTAACTGCAAAGACACTCACTGGCTAGTGCCGCCACAGCGCAGCGCGCCTTACCTGTTGTGGTAATTTGATACAGCCGCGATCGGGTCTGATTGGAGCGTTCCTTGCTTACCCGTCACTTTTTGTGGGGAGCTGCATGCGAAGCTTGATCTGGGGATCAGCTCACTGACCGTGCCGGTTGTCTGGCCATGACGAACTGTTGATGCTAAGACTGCTTACGTTGCTTGGACGATGAAGGCGAGAATGTGGCCGCCGTGCACCGTTGGTCGCCTGTGGCGCATTGTTACGCGTCAAGCGGCGAAGCGCCTGCAAGTGATGGCAAAGCATTCCGACCCTGTGCTAAGCCCCGTCTGGCTGACTCCGGTCAGATCCAGGCCTTCAAGGCGTTCAATTGCCTTTTCAGAAGCCCAGTCATACCAACTGGGAAGTCTCACTGCTGTTCCTACCCAGACTGCTATTTACGGCCGTGCCAGCTACTGACTATCCAGCCAGCATGAAACAGTGAGCGTTTTCCTCCCTGGCTGGGTGCGAGATGCAAAGCTGAAGATCCACCTCATTTTGGGGACGTCGAGCCACAGCCGTGTCAAAGCTACGAGGGTGCTGCGTCGCTTGCGGCTTGTTCAAGGTTTCAAACAGCGCCGCCACTGGCAAATGTGATGTCATCGCGGCCTACACTCATTCAATGAAGGCCTCGGAAAAATTACTCTCACGAACGCAAGGATCATCCAAACGCCGAGGCGCTTTCAGGAGATTGATAATAGGAGTAAGGATATTTGCTGTCGTGGTGTCGATGGAAGTCGGCAACGTGACGACGGGCGATGCAGACTGAGGCGCTACTTTGCAGGGAAGAGCCGCCTTCCCCAGTGCCAAGGCTCCCGCCATTGCCGTCAAGCCGTGTTCCAAATCAGTCCAGCCTGCAACCGTTCACACCAATGTCCGCCAACGACTCAACATACCTTGATTTTGGAATCCCGGACCCCCACACTGTTTTAGAGTGCTTTGCTCTGATGTCATACAATATTTAAAAAGCAGCCATCTCAAGAAGGCGTGCTCGCCGGGCCGCCTGATTGCCTGGTTGCAATCTCAGTCTCGCTTCAGAATCCGACCGCCTCTGACACGGATTTATCCATCGTGGCTGTTGCTCCAACCAGGCATGCCGTTTGCATGTTGTTACTGCTGAGACGCTATCGAGACCGGCGTGCCTGCTTGCCACCTTCTTTCATGCCACCCCGAACGCACGATAGAAGACCTTTATTGCACTCCCCAACTTCAGATGCCACATTCCTTCCCGAGTTTGCTCGAGGATTTACAAAAGCTCAAACTAGCGTCCAAGGCTAGTCGCACTGCCCCTGACCTGTGGTCTCTTGCTCTGGCGTTGCGCGTCCTGTGGTTTGCCTCGTCAGTCGTCTGGATAACCTCTGCTCCACCTGCCATCAACTGTCGTTCACGGCCAAGTCTTGTGTCTGCTCCATCAAGTTCGATGTGCATTCGTCTGTTTCTACTGATTTGTCCGTGTAGCTAACTGCGACGCTCGCTGATCCCAAGCCAAAACCGCCTACAGCCTACACGTCCTGGGCTAGCTACTGCTATCGAGCCTTGATACCGGTCTGATCGCCCAAAATTCGTTGCCGGGTCGTATCCACTACAAGTGTGATGCAGTACTACGTGCTATCTTGTATGGAAGCTCTGCCATCCGTGCTCTTGCGTTTCGAAGCAGCGACCGTCCACATGCAAGCACCGAGAGTGGTTGCTTTCGCAGATTTGAGGAGACATATGGGCTGGTGCGCACTCTCTCAACGCCCTCGTGGCCCATCACAGCGTCAACGGCCGATTAAAATCGCTGTGAAGGCATCGTCGAAACCACCTGCTCTGAGCAATTACGAAGTCGAAATGCGAATTTCGTCCCGTGAATCTAAGTTGGGGCGGTGTTGCAACTCAAGCAGGCATTGCAACTATACGATTACCTTCAGACCTGACGGAAAGAGGAGCAATGGCTTGTTGAAGGCGATAGTGTGTTATAAATTACGCTCGAAGCATAGAGGGAGACATGGAGGGAGGCATGGAGGCCGCCTTTCAGGTGTTGAACCGAGGTCCACGCATCTTACACGCACGCACATGTTGTAGCGGTGTTTACCGAACCGGGTCTTGAAGATGCAACAGTGGAATCAGGATGCGCGACTCAGAGAGAGCGAGGGCTGTTTGTAAGATATTGGGCGGACATGCACGAAAAATGAGCTTCTGCATCTGTGAAGCCCCAACCCCAATTATTATGCACAATTTTGGCTCAAGCCCACGTCTTTGAGCGTTTCCTTGCATCTGAAAGGGTATTTGCAGTGAGAATTGATCTCTCATTGTGCAGAACTAGTGTGTCCGACGTCTTGCCGCAGTGAGGGCAAGGATGTTTGCGGAAGAAGCACGAGGATGTACCGGAACAGCTTTGGCAGGGCACACATGTGACAACTTGGCGTGCATCTTGAAGATCTGATAACACGCGTGGTAGAACTTGGGTGGCAGTGGCTGTCGAAGATCTATGATGTTTGTGCCTTCATGTTTCCCTCAACATATGTGATTGATATGGAGTTCTTGGGGTGAATGCTAGCCGTTGGGGTAAATGCTAGCCGGGGCAGGAAAGGAAAGAACGTGCCAAGATTGGCAGTTGGCGGGTGGAGCTTTCTTTCTTGCTACCGAGCTTTGCGCCTGCACCTCCATCACCTCCGGCCTCGACCTCAGCCTCACCTCCTGCTACACTGCCTCTGTGTAGCTCCATTTGAGACGTAGGGACACGCATACTCGGTCAAAATGCTGGCTGCTCGCTCCTTCGCTGCGCCTGCGCGCCAATGCCTGCGCCAGGCCAGAACACCCGCATTCGCACAGGTGAGCTTTTACGCTGCAGTCGACGGTTGTGGCAGACGTGTCTGCAGTCGCCGCGAGAATGCGCAAGCAGAGCAGGCTGACTGACGGTGGTGCAGTCCGCGTTCCGCTCCTACGCCTCGGCCCCCTCCGAGGTCGCCAAGTTCCAGGGCACCAAGGGCAACGACGGCAAGTACACCGTCTCGTTCATCGAGGGCGACGGTATCGGCCCCGAGATTGCGCAGTCGGTCAAGGACATCTACTCGGCCGCCAATGTGCCCATCAAGTGGGAGACGGTCGACGTCACCCCCCGCCTGAACGCCGACGGCAAGACGGTCATCCCCGACGAGGCCATTGAGAGCATCACCAAGAACTACGTTGCCCTCAAGGGTCCCCTCGCAACGCCCATCGGCAAGGGCCACGTCTCGCTCAACCTGACGCTCCGCCGCACCTTCAACCTCTTCGCCAACGTCCGTCCCTGCAGGTCCATCGAGGGCTTCAAGACCCCCTACGACAACGTCGACACCGTCTTGATCCGCGAGAACACCGAGGGCGAGTACTCCGGCATCGAGCACGTCGTTGTCGA
The window above is part of the Ascochyta rabiei chromosome 1, complete sequence genome. Proteins encoded here:
- a CDS encoding Acetyl-CoA hydrolase; its protein translation is MSVSAALKARVRRPSYLKKIAKAEDLIHHFPNDAYIGWSGFTGVGYPKKIPIALAEHVEKNNLQGKLKYNLFVGASSGAETENRWARNNMINRRSPHQVGKDIAKGINNGNIKFWDKHLSMFPVDLMYGFYTLDKPQNRLDVTIVEASAITEDGGIIPGASVGATPELVQMADKIIIEVNTASPNYEGLHDITMTDLPPNRKPYLVMSPEDRIGTPHVPVDPERVIAIVESDYADQTQPNAPADATSKAIAGNLIEFLEHEVSKGRLPANLLPLQSGIGNIANAVIEGLATGGANFKNLKVWTEVLQDSFLDLFDSGNLDFATATSIRFSPEGFERFYKGWEEYAPKLLLRSQQVSNSPEIIRRLGVIGMNTPVEVDIYAHANSTCVMGSRILNGLGGSADFLRSAKYSIMHTPSTRPSKNDPTGVSCIVPKVTHVDQTEHDLDVIVTEQGLADVRGMSPRERARVIINKCAHPDYKPILQDYFDKAEFECLRKGWGHQPHLLWNAYDMHKHLNEHGTMKLPKWDYTSAEAGMR